TAAACCCGTTGAATTGGCCATTATGATTAGCAGTAACCGAAAAGGCGTTGTTGAAACGGCCAATGCCAAAGCCAATCAAAAATCGCCGGTTTACGTAGCCTGGTTTGGTTGGCAACCGCCACTGTTCGATAACCGCATGCGGGCTTTCCATTGTCTCGATATCTCGTTCTGGTTCGCGAACACCGACCTCATGCTAACGCACAGCGGAGGTGGAAAACGCCCGAGAATGTTGTCGGATAACATGTCCGGAACATTGCTTCAGTTCATGAAAACCGGAAATCCCAATGGTGGAGGCCTGCCCGAATGGCCACGCTATACGGTCGAAAAGGGCGAAACCATGATTTTGAACGACCGTTCCGAAGTGAAAAACGATCCGGACCGGGAAGCCCGAAATCTAATCTAGCAATATAAAATGACCGGAAGCCACTTTTTCATTTTGATTAGTTCCAGTTAAACTCAGGCATTTTCCGGTCATTTTTCTTTTATTTTCCAGAATGTTACATTATTATTGCGTCTCTTAGACGCATTAATGTTTAATGCATGGTAAATTGCTAACCAACACCATTTGCAAACACAACAATAACTTGTTTTTCAACTAACCTAAACTAAAAATACTATGACAACAAAACGCGAGTTCCTAAAAAAGCTTTCGCTGATTACCGTTGGAGGAATGTTGGGCGGAAGTGCTGCTCCCGCATTCGCATCCAAAACACTGAACAAAATGGCCGGCCCGTCCAAGAAAGTTGGCTTGCAGATCTATTCGCTGGGAAAAGAGCTGACCGATGATGTTCCTAAGGGAATGAAAAAAATAGCCGATATGGGTTACAGCTACATTGAGCTGGCCGGCTACCGCGACAGAAAAATGGGACAGTATGGCATGGATGAGTACCGCAAGATTGTGGAAGATGCCGGTTTGGAAATCCGTAGTTCGCATGTTAATCCAACAACCCGAGAATACAACAAAGGGAACGTCAATCAGATTGCCGATTACTGGAAGAAAACCGTTGAAGACCACGTCAAACTGGGAGCTACGACGCTGGTTCAACCCGGTATGCCCAAAATCGAAACCCATGCCGATGCCGCTCTGGTTTGTGACGTTTTTAACCAGGCAGGTGAGATTGCCAAGGATGCCGGCATTAAATGGGGCTATCACAACCACAACATGGAGTTCAAACGTATTCTTACGGAAGAAGACAAAAAGAAGAATGCTCCGTGGTGGATGCCGGTCGGCGACGTCATTTATGACCTGATGCTGAACGGGACCAATCCGGATTTGGTGTTCTTCGAGATGGATGTATACTGGACCGTAATGGGACAAAACGATCCGTTGGAATATTTCGAAAAATATCCGGACCGTTTCCCGGTATTACATATCAAAGATCGGGAAGTCCTGGGCCAGTCGGGGATGATGAACTTCGAAAATATCTTCAACAAGGCTTACGAAAACGGTTTGAATTCATATTACGTAGAACTGGAGAAAGTGAAAAAAGGAATCACCCAGTTTGAAGGAGTAAAACAATGCTTCGACTACCTGGCCAATGCTTCATTTGTTAGAAACAGTTAACAGCCCGTAAGCAATCAACTTTAACATTATGAAATCTTTCACGAAAATAGTCTCGCTTTCCCTGTTTGTACTCACTATCGGTATCTCAGGATGTAGCCCAAAATACACCACTGAAGACAAAGGTGATTTTGTGCTCGTCCATAATCAGGATGGAGCCACCATTGGTTATTCTCCCAGTTCCGGCGTTCAACTACTCACTGTCGATCGATTGGGTTTCAAGGATCTCAATAAAAACGGTCAGCTCGACAAATATGAAGACTGGCGACTTCCGGTTGACGAGCGGGCCAAAGATCTGGCGGGAAAATTGTCAATAGAACAAATCGCAGGGCTGATGCTTTATAGCGCTCATCAAGCCATTCCCGGACGACCGGGAGGCTTTTTCACATCGACTTACAACGGAAAATCATTCGACGAAAGTGGTGCCAACCCCAGCGATTTATCGGATGAACAGAAAAAATTTCTAACCGAAGATAACCTGCGGCATGTTCTTATTACTACCGTGGAAAGTCCGGGGGTTGCAGCCCAATGGAACAATAATGCCCAGGCGCTGGTCGAAGGTATTGGCATGGGAATTCCCATAAATAACAGTTCCGATCCGCGTCATACCAGTGTTTCAAACGCCGAATACAATGCGAGCGCCGGAGGAAAAATCTCCATGTGGCCGGGAACTGTCGGCATTGCAGCTTCGTTCGACCCAGGTTTGATGAAACAGTTCGGTGAAATCGCTTCCGCGGAATACCGGGCCCTGGGAATTGCAACCGCTCTTTCTCCTCAAATCGATTTAGGTACGGAACCTCGCTGGAGCCGTTTTGACGGGACCATGGGCGAAGATCCCGATTTAACGACCGATATGGCCCGGGCTTATGTCGATGGTTTCCAAACTTCCACTGGCAAAGATGAAATTGCCAACGGATGGGGTTACAAGAGCGTGAATGCGATGGTAAAACACTGGCCGGGCGGTGGTCCGGAAGAAGGTGGCCGCGATGCACATTTTGGCTATGGTGAATATGCCGTTTATCCGGGAAACAACCTGAAAGATCACTTGAAGCCTTTTACCGAAGGCGCTTTCAAACTGAATGGACCGACCGAAATGGCGTCAGCCGTAATGCCTTACTACACTATTTCATTTAATCAGGATACGGTCAATGGAGAAAATGTAGGAAATAGTTACAATAAATACCTGATTACCGATCTGCTTCGTGGTAAATACGGCTACGATGGAGTGGTTTGCACTGACTGGATGATTACCAAGGATACGAAGGCTGTCGACCTGTTTCAGGGGAAATGTTGGGGCGTTGAAAATCTGAGCGAAGCACAACGTCACTATAAAGCCATCGAAGCTGGAGTTGACCAGTTTGGCGGGAACAACGAAATGGGACCGGTTATCGAAGCTTACAAAATGGGCGTGGCCGAGCATGGTGAAGAATACATGCGCAAGCGATTCGAACAGTCAGCCGCTCGTCTGCTGAAGAATATCTTCCGGGTAGGCTTGTTCGAAAATCCGTATTTGAATGTAGCCGAAACCGAAGAAATAGTGGGTAATCCGGAATTCATGAAGGTCGGCTATGATGCTCAACTTCGTTCCATTGTCCTGTTGAAAAACCAGAATCACATCCTTCCGGTGAAAAAACAACTGAAAGTTTATGTGCCAATTCGTTACACACCGGCAGGTAAAAACTGGTTTGGTTTTCCAACACCGGAGAAAAAAGCTTATCCTTTTAATATGGACATCGTCAAAAAATATTTCGAGGTAGTTGAAACTCCCGAAGAAGCAGATTTTGCATTGGTGGGCATCGAAAGCCCCGATGGCGGAGTTGGCTACGACCGCGAGGATTTGAAAAATGGCGGAAATGGCTATATCCCCATCAGTCTTCAGTATGGAAAATACAAAGCCGAATTTGCCCGCGATCCGAGTATTGCAGGCGGCAGTCCTTTTGAAGATTTCACTAATCGAACTTACAAAGGAAAAACGGTCACTACTCACAATCAGTTCGACATGGGAATGGTGAACGACACCAAAGTGAAAATGGGTGTTAAGCCCGTTGTGGTTGTTGTAAAAGTTTCCAAACCAATGGTCTTCTCCGAAATCGAAAAGAATTCCAACGCCATCCTCATTCACATGGGTGTTCAGGATCAAGCCATCATGGATATTCTCTCCGGAGCAGCCGAGCCTTCAGCTTTGCTGCCTTTCCAAATGCCGGCCAACATGAAAACAGTTGAAGAACAAAAAGAGGATATTCCGCGGGATATGGAATGCTATGTTGATTCGGAAGGTCACACCTACGATTTTGCCTACGGCATGAACTGGAGCGGAGTTATAAACGATGAACGGGTAACCAAATACAAATAAGCTACCGCGAACTTGTTCTTAACCATAAACATTTTTGATAGCTAAAAACAGAAAGGCCTGTAAATCTTGCGACTTACAGGCTTTTCATCTTTGTGTCGGTCTGCAGGGATTCGAACCCTGGGCCCGCTGATTAAGAGTCAGCTGCTCTACCAACTGAGCTACAGACCGCTTTATTGGACTACAAAAATAGAAAAATACAGTGTCGTTGTCACCGGCGATAGTCCTTAATTTCTACTTTTTGCCCAAATTATTTATTCACATGGCAAACAATTTTCCTCTTTCAGGGTATGTATGGGATGATGAAGGTGACCGAAAAAAATATTGCCAACAGAGAAACTGATTTTCTTATTGTAGGACAAGGTTTGGCCGGGACCATGTTGGCATTTGAATTACACCGGCGTGGAAAAAATTTCGTGGTAGTTGATTCACCTTCCGGTGAAAAAGCCAGCCGCGTGGCTGCCGGAATCATCAATCCGGTTGTTTTTCGCCGCCTAACGAAATCGTGGTTGGTGGATGATCTTTTTCCAGTTCTGAAAGACACCTACCACGAACTGGAGAAACTCCTTTCCTGCCATTTACTGCATACACTGAAGATTAACAAAATTTTAGGCAAGGAAGAAGGTTCGTTCTGGCGAACTAAAACAGTGGAAAACAAACTGGAATCATACATTCATTCCGAACCAGATACCACTTTTCATAAAGGCGGCATAGAAGCTCCTTATGGAATTGGCAAGGTCTTTAACGCCTTCCGGGCCGATTTGCCATTCTTAATCGACCGCTTCCGGGAATTTCTGATTCAGGAGAATCGCTTTATCAGTGAAAAACTGGACACCGGTGATATCATTCGGAAAACCGGAAAAGTACAATGGAAAAACATCACGGCACAAAAAATCATCTTTTGCCAGGGATTCCGCGCCAGCGACAATCCATTCTTCCAACCTGTCAAATTCAAACACACAAAAGGCCAGGTGTTGGATTTGAATATTCCCGATCTGGAAATTACCAACATGGTCAATAAGGGAATGTTTGTACTGCCGCTGGGTGAAAATCGTTTTCGTGCAGGTGCTACTTACCGCTGGGATTTTCAAGATACAAATCCCGACGACGAAGCGACAGCTGAATTAACCGGGAAAATGGAGAAGATTGTCAAAGTTCCTTATTCCATAACCGGAAAAAGAGCCGGCATTCGGCCAACAACACACGACCGACGGCCTGTGGTTGGTTTACATCCTGACTACCCGGAAATCGGCATTTTTAATGGATTGGGCTCAAAAGGAGCCATGCTGGCCCCCTTTTTCGCGCGCGAATTTGCACGTCTTCTTTGCGGAGAATCTGATACCATCCATCCGGAAGTTAATCTTCTAAGGTATTACCGAAAAAAATAACCGGCTTACGAACCGGTCTGAAACAGCGTCGGCGGCTTTTTCCATTTAATGCCGCACCCGGCAGAAGGCTTCTGCTCTTCCGGAACCGGCTTTCCATTAAGAACTGCATCGAGCGCTGCCCGCAAATCTTTTCCGGTTACAGGCACGTCATTCTTCGGTCGGGCTTCGTCCATCTGTCCGCGATAGACGCACTTCAAATCCTTGTCGAACACGTAAAAATCGGGCGTGCAAGCTGCCATGTATGCTTTTGCCACATCCTGCGATTCATCGTACAGATACGGGAATGGATACCCCTCTTTCGCGGCTGTCTCCTTCATCAGCTTCGGCGCATCATCGGGATAATTATCGACATCATTGGAGCTGATGCCAACAAAGCTCATTCCCTTTGCTCCATATTCGTTGGCAATGGCCGTGATCTCGTGGTTTACATGCTTCACATAGGGACAGTGATTGCAAATAAACATCACAACCGTAGCTATATCAGATTGGATTTCGTCGAGTGAAATATTCTTACCCGAAACGGTATCAGGCAACTCAAATGCCGGCGCTTTCCCGCCCAGCGGAAACATTCTTGAAAAAGTAAGTGACATAATGATCTTCTTCTTTCGTTCATTCGGTTTAACGAAAAGAATCGATCATGGTTTACGAAAAAAAGAAGAAAGTCGGACTTATTTTAACTGCAAATCTTCCAGTAACCGAATATAAATATCGATTCCGTTCCGAATCTCTTCTTCCAAAATGTATTCATCGGGCGTGTGCGAGCGTGCCGAATCACCGGGACCGACTTTCACGGTAGTGTATGGAATAACTGCCTGATCAGACGTCGTTGGAGAACCGTAGGTTTCCAGTCCCAGCTCAACACCACGCTTCACCAGTGGGTGGTCAAGCGGAATGCCTGATGAATTGAGTCGATACGAACGAGCGGTCAGTTTGCTTTCGAGCAGACCGGAAAGCTTATCGAAAACTTCTTCATTGGAGTAACATTCGTTGGTCCGCACATCGATGACGAACTTACAACTATCGGGAACAACGTTGTGCTGATGACCGGCTTCGATTTGGGTTACGGTCGTCTTCACCGGTCCCAAAACGGGCGATTCTTCCGGAAATTTAAAATCCAAAAGATGTTGAATATCGTCAAGTGCTTTGTAGATGGCATTGACTCCTTCGTTACGGGCCGCATGTCCGGTTTTGCCAACCGCTTCGGCGTCAATAACCAGCAACCCTTTTTCGGCGATGGCCAGATTCATCCCGGTAGGTTCGCCCACTAGCCCCAAATCAATCGGTCCCAGTTCGTCTAAAATGGAGGCGACGCCATTGGTCCCGGAAATCTCTTCTTCGGCGGTAGCACTCCAAATCAGGTTGAACGGCAATTCCGATAACTCGTCGAAATAGCGGAAAGCGGCCAGTTGGGCAACCACTGAGGCGCCGGCATCATTGCTGCCCAGACCGGTCAGTTTGCCATTTTCCACCACCGGCGTAAAGGGATCATTCGTCCAACCATTGGCCGGCTTCACCGTATCGATGTGTGAATTGAACAACACAACGGGCTTCCCATCCTGCCAGTTCCTGTTCTTCAGCCAAAGATTATTTCCCTGACGGAAAGGAGAAAATCCCCACTCCTTTGCCTGATTTTCCAGAAACGTAGCAACCGCATCCTCATCGCGACTTAACGACGGAATGCCAATCATATCCTGCAGCAGACGATAGGCGTCGCTGTGAAGTTTTTCAATCGAAAGATTCATAGCATAAGTAAACAGCTGCTTCCCGGACGGAAAGCAGCATCAAATGAGTGTATTCAATTATTCTTCCTCTTCTTCGTGGAAAAGTGCCAGGCGGGTTCCGCCTTTGGAACCGGAAAGGGCCGATGCGTTGGTCACGACCACCGCGTTAACTCCCTGTTTCATCGCATTGAAACCGGTCGTCAGTTTCGGAATCATGCCACCATTTACTGTTCCGGTCGATTTCATCTCTTCGAATTCGGCCATGGTAATTTCATCAATCACCGAATCTTCATCCGATTCGTCCATCAGCACGCCGCGTTTATCGAAGCAATAAATTAGCGTGACCCGATAACTGGAGCTTAACGCAATGGCCAGTTCCGAAGCAATGGTGTCGGCATTGGTATTGAATAATTGACCATCGCCGTCGTGCGTGATAGGCGCTACCACCGGAACCGCACCATTCTCGAGCAATTCGCGGAGCATGCGATTATTCACATTGACCACATCGCCCACAAAGCCGTAATCAACCTCGGCAACGGGACGTTTTTTGGCACGGACAACATCCAAATCGGCACCAGTCAATCCAAGAGCGTTGGTTCCCAAAGCCTGTAGCTTCGCAACCAGGTTTTTATTGACCAGGCCGGCATATACCATGGTAACCACCTCCAGGGTTCCTTCATCCGTAACGCGGCGACCTTCCACCATTTTCGGTTTAACGCCCAACTTTTCGCCAATGGCTGTCGCCTTGGTGCCTCCACCATGTACCAGAATCTTATTTCCGGCGATGCGCGAAAAATCACGAAGCAGGTTTTGAAGCGATTCTTCTTCCTCCACTACCTTTCCGCCCACTTTGATGATGGTCAGATGTTCGATCATTTTAGTTCCTCCAGTATCATTTTTAACACCGCCTGTGCCGATACTTCGCGGTTGGCAGCCTCCTGAATGACGATGGAATCGGGACTATCAATTACACCATCGGAAACAACCATATTCCGGCGAACCGGCAGGCAATGCATGAATTTTGCCTGATTGGTCAGAGCCATTTTTTCCTCGTCGACCGTCCATTTTCGGTCACGGGAAAGGACCTGTCCATAACTACTGTAAGATGCCCAATTTTTTGCATAAATAAAATCGGCATTGGAAAAAGCTTTCTTCTGATCGTATTCAACCTTCACATCGCCCATAAATTCAGGCGCTAATTCATATCCTTCGGGATGGGTAACCACCAGTTCGTAATCGGTTTGACGCATCCATTCCACAAACGAATTGGGAACAGCCTGCGGTAATGCTTTTGGATGTGGAGCCCAGGTCAGCACCACTTTAGGCCGCTCTTTCGTTTTAAACTCCTCAATGGTCACATGATCGGCAAATGACTGCAGCGGATGCCGTGTGGCGGCTTCCATGCTGACGACGGGAACGCCGGAGTAATCGATAAACTGGTTGATGATTTTTTCCTGGTAATCATCTTCTTTGCTCTTGAACTGCGCGAACGACCGCACTCCAATAATATCACAGTATGAACCAATGACCGGAATTGCTTCCCGCAAATGTTCGGGTTTGTCTCCATCCATGATGATCCCCAGCTCCGATTCGAGCTGCCAACCATCCTGATTCACGTTCAACACCATCGTGTTCATGCCCAGATTCATCGCCGCCTTTTGAGTACTGAGGCGCGTACGCAAACTCGAGTTGAAGAAAATCAGCACCATGGTTTTGTTTTTGCCCAGATGCTGATAGGCAAACGGATTCTTTTTCATTTCGAAAGCGATTTTCAGCGCTTCGTCCAGGTCGGGTAAATCGTGTACGGATGTAAAATGCCTCATGATCTATTTTTTCAGCTCGTTATGTATTCTTAATAAGTTGATGAGATTATTTCGGACGGATTTGTCCGTCGCCTTCTATCAGCCACTTGTAGCTGGTGAGTTCTTCCAACGCCATCGGGCCGCGGGCATGCAGCTTTTGTGTGCTAATGCCGATTTCGGCGCCCAAACCAAATTGCGCTCCGTCAGTGAAAGCAGTGCTGGCGTTTGTATACACTGATGAAGCATCGACCAGTTTGCGGAACAGATCGAGATGCTCCTGATTTTCGGAAATGATGGCTTCGCTGTGCTTGGAACTGTATTCGGCAATGTGATCGAGCGCCTCTTCGAAAGACGCTACGGTTTTGATGGCCATTTTATAATCGAGAAACTCGGTTCCGAAGGATTCTTCGGTCGCCGGCTTCAATAAATCTTCCGGATAATGCTCTTCCAATGCTTCCATTGCCTGTTCGTCGGCAAAAATTTCCACCTGACTTTCCGGCAGCAATTCCGCCAGGTAAGGCAAATCGCTCAGACGCGACTCATGAATGACTAGGCAATCGAGCGCGTTACAAACACTCGGACGACGCGTTTTCGCATTGTTGATGATCTCGCGCCCTTTCTCTTCATCACCGAACTCATCGAAATACGTATGGCAAATTCCCGCACCCGTTTCGATGACCGGAATGGTTGCATTTTCGCGGACGTAATTGATGAGTCCCTGACTTCCGCGGGGAATCAGCAAGTCGACATAGCCCTGTGCATTGAGCAACTCGCCTGTCGCTTCCCTCCCGGGAGGAAGTAAAGTCAGTACATGGGCATCGATGTTGAACGATTTCAATACCCGGTGAATAATGGACACGATAGCTTCATTGGAATCCGCTGCATCGCTTCCGCCTTTCAACACACAAACATTTCCTGATTTCAGGCATAGCGAGAAAACGTCGAAGGTTACATTCGGACGGGCTTCGTAAATAATGCCGATGACACCAAACGGCACACTGACTCGTTTGATTTGCAATCCATTCGGTCGGGTTGTTTCCGACAATACTTTTCCCAACGGCGAAGCCATGGAAGCTACACTTCGCATGTCGGATGCAATTCCTTCGATTCGTTCCGCGGTCAGCTTCAGTCGGTCATACTTCGGATCGAATGGCGCCATCCTTTGCAGATCTTTCTCGTTCTCCTTCAGGATAAAATTCGTTTCCTTTACGGCTTCGTCAGCAACAGCCATCAACACCTGATTGATGGTCTCTTCCGTCACCAGATTCAGTTTCCGACTCGCCTGAAGCGCCTGCTCAAATTTTTCTCGATACTGCATGTCCGGTCGTTTTTTTCAGTTTCTGTTGTTTCAATAGGTGGGTCCTGTTATTCTTCCCCAACACTGGAGAACAATATTCTTTAAACGATTTGCGACCCCTCTAAATTTTTCTGCTATTAATCAAACTATATTGGATGCTTCTCAAACCGTTTTAGATACTTCTTAAATCGCGCTAGATACCCACCACACCGTCTTAGATGACCA
This Prolixibacter sp. NT017 DNA region includes the following protein-coding sequences:
- a CDS encoding thioredoxin family protein; amino-acid sequence: MSLTFSRMFPLGGKAPAFELPDTVSGKNISLDEIQSDIATVVMFICNHCPYVKHVNHEITAIANEYGAKGMSFVGISSNDVDNYPDDAPKLMKETAAKEGYPFPYLYDESQDVAKAYMAACTPDFYVFDKDLKCVYRGQMDEARPKNDVPVTGKDLRAALDAVLNGKPVPEEQKPSAGCGIKWKKPPTLFQTGS
- a CDS encoding sugar phosphate isomerase/epimerase → MTTKREFLKKLSLITVGGMLGGSAAPAFASKTLNKMAGPSKKVGLQIYSLGKELTDDVPKGMKKIADMGYSYIELAGYRDRKMGQYGMDEYRKIVEDAGLEIRSSHVNPTTREYNKGNVNQIADYWKKTVEDHVKLGATTLVQPGMPKIETHADAALVCDVFNQAGEIAKDAGIKWGYHNHNMEFKRILTEEDKKKNAPWWMPVGDVIYDLMLNGTNPDLVFFEMDVYWTVMGQNDPLEYFEKYPDRFPVLHIKDREVLGQSGMMNFENIFNKAYENGLNSYYVELEKVKKGITQFEGVKQCFDYLANASFVRNS
- a CDS encoding N-acetylornithine carbamoyltransferase → MRHFTSVHDLPDLDEALKIAFEMKKNPFAYQHLGKNKTMVLIFFNSSLRTRLSTQKAAMNLGMNTMVLNVNQDGWQLESELGIIMDGDKPEHLREAIPVIGSYCDIIGVRSFAQFKSKEDDYQEKIINQFIDYSGVPVVSMEAATRHPLQSFADHVTIEEFKTKERPKVVLTWAPHPKALPQAVPNSFVEWMRQTDYELVVTHPEGYELAPEFMGDVKVEYDQKKAFSNADFIYAKNWASYSSYGQVLSRDRKWTVDEEKMALTNQAKFMHCLPVRRNMVVSDGVIDSPDSIVIQEAANREVSAQAVLKMILEELK
- a CDS encoding glutamate-5-semialdehyde dehydrogenase, translating into MQYREKFEQALQASRKLNLVTEETINQVLMAVADEAVKETNFILKENEKDLQRMAPFDPKYDRLKLTAERIEGIASDMRSVASMASPLGKVLSETTRPNGLQIKRVSVPFGVIGIIYEARPNVTFDVFSLCLKSGNVCVLKGGSDAADSNEAIVSIIHRVLKSFNIDAHVLTLLPPGREATGELLNAQGYVDLLIPRGSQGLINYVRENATIPVIETGAGICHTYFDEFGDEEKGREIINNAKTRRPSVCNALDCLVIHESRLSDLPYLAELLPESQVEIFADEQAMEALEEHYPEDLLKPATEESFGTEFLDYKMAIKTVASFEEALDHIAEYSSKHSEAIISENQEHLDLFRKLVDASSVYTNASTAFTDGAQFGLGAEIGISTQKLHARGPMALEELTSYKWLIEGDGQIRPK
- the argB gene encoding acetylglutamate kinase gives rise to the protein MIEHLTIIKVGGKVVEEEESLQNLLRDFSRIAGNKILVHGGGTKATAIGEKLGVKPKMVEGRRVTDEGTLEVVTMVYAGLVNKNLVAKLQALGTNALGLTGADLDVVRAKKRPVAEVDYGFVGDVVNVNNRMLRELLENGAVPVVAPITHDGDGQLFNTNADTIASELAIALSSSYRVTLIYCFDKRGVLMDESDEDSVIDEITMAEFEEMKSTGTVNGGMIPKLTTGFNAMKQGVNAVVVTNASALSGSKGGTRLALFHEEEEE
- a CDS encoding M20 family metallo-hydrolase, whose product is MNLSIEKLHSDAYRLLQDMIGIPSLSRDEDAVATFLENQAKEWGFSPFRQGNNLWLKNRNWQDGKPVVLFNSHIDTVKPANGWTNDPFTPVVENGKLTGLGSNDAGASVVAQLAAFRYFDELSELPFNLIWSATAEEEISGTNGVASILDELGPIDLGLVGEPTGMNLAIAEKGLLVIDAEAVGKTGHAARNEGVNAIYKALDDIQHLLDFKFPEESPVLGPVKTTVTQIEAGHQHNVVPDSCKFVIDVRTNECYSNEEVFDKLSGLLESKLTARSYRLNSSGIPLDHPLVKRGVELGLETYGSPTTSDQAVIPYTTVKVGPGDSARSHTPDEYILEEEIRNGIDIYIRLLEDLQLK
- a CDS encoding FAD-binding oxidoreductase, with product MYGMMKVTEKNIANRETDFLIVGQGLAGTMLAFELHRRGKNFVVVDSPSGEKASRVAAGIINPVVFRRLTKSWLVDDLFPVLKDTYHELEKLLSCHLLHTLKINKILGKEEGSFWRTKTVENKLESYIHSEPDTTFHKGGIEAPYGIGKVFNAFRADLPFLIDRFREFLIQENRFISEKLDTGDIIRKTGKVQWKNITAQKIIFCQGFRASDNPFFQPVKFKHTKGQVLDLNIPDLEITNMVNKGMFVLPLGENRFRAGATYRWDFQDTNPDDEATAELTGKMEKIVKVPYSITGKRAGIRPTTHDRRPVVGLHPDYPEIGIFNGLGSKGAMLAPFFAREFARLLCGESDTIHPEVNLLRYYRKK
- a CDS encoding glycoside hydrolase family 3 N-terminal domain-containing protein, which codes for MKSFTKIVSLSLFVLTIGISGCSPKYTTEDKGDFVLVHNQDGATIGYSPSSGVQLLTVDRLGFKDLNKNGQLDKYEDWRLPVDERAKDLAGKLSIEQIAGLMLYSAHQAIPGRPGGFFTSTYNGKSFDESGANPSDLSDEQKKFLTEDNLRHVLITTVESPGVAAQWNNNAQALVEGIGMGIPINNSSDPRHTSVSNAEYNASAGGKISMWPGTVGIAASFDPGLMKQFGEIASAEYRALGIATALSPQIDLGTEPRWSRFDGTMGEDPDLTTDMARAYVDGFQTSTGKDEIANGWGYKSVNAMVKHWPGGGPEEGGRDAHFGYGEYAVYPGNNLKDHLKPFTEGAFKLNGPTEMASAVMPYYTISFNQDTVNGENVGNSYNKYLITDLLRGKYGYDGVVCTDWMITKDTKAVDLFQGKCWGVENLSEAQRHYKAIEAGVDQFGGNNEMGPVIEAYKMGVAEHGEEYMRKRFEQSAARLLKNIFRVGLFENPYLNVAETEEIVGNPEFMKVGYDAQLRSIVLLKNQNHILPVKKQLKVYVPIRYTPAGKNWFGFPTPEKKAYPFNMDIVKKYFEVVETPEEADFALVGIESPDGGVGYDREDLKNGGNGYIPISLQYGKYKAEFARDPSIAGGSPFEDFTNRTYKGKTVTTHNQFDMGMVNDTKVKMGVKPVVVVVKVSKPMVFSEIEKNSNAILIHMGVQDQAIMDILSGAAEPSALLPFQMPANMKTVEEQKEDIPRDMECYVDSEGHTYDFAYGMNWSGVINDERVTKYK